A region from the Bacteroidales bacterium genome encodes:
- a CDS encoding TonB family protein translates to MKKNDPTDKSLFTSSGCLTAESLEGFALDRLTGPDRLLVQDHIDHCEFCKDSVEGLSLWLSQQEKKEGSLVSPAARPTSTYEAGNYTERINKINERLHGRVLVHKETASVRKMRKMPGPYRWIALAASIILFLGIYYVIQMRPLRKDHLALTSKESQIIADSLKQTAETIATTNQTAVQPEKLPQLNRAHSNTISTENDDSESLVVSENIELNDYDIVTENKQPDEIRTPVIAREKETTPEQVKEEIAANESIRTEKKVVDLREMSAPSVSKTKTAAISQDEETVLMVVEEMPEFKGGIAAMHKFILETIQYPENAKESGIQGMVYISFIVETNGMITNSKVLRGIGGGCDEEAQRVISMMPPWIPGKQRGKPVRVQFNLPLEFKLSK, encoded by the coding sequence ATGAAGAAAAACGATCCTACAGATAAAAGCCTCTTTACTTCATCGGGTTGCCTTACCGCTGAATCTCTTGAAGGATTTGCGCTTGACAGGCTTACTGGCCCGGACCGTTTATTGGTTCAGGACCATATTGACCATTGTGAATTTTGCAAAGATTCCGTGGAGGGACTATCCTTGTGGTTGTCGCAGCAGGAAAAGAAAGAAGGATCATTGGTTTCCCCAGCTGCTCGTCCAACGTCAACCTATGAGGCAGGAAATTATACTGAACGCATCAATAAGATCAATGAGCGCTTGCATGGAAGGGTGCTCGTCCATAAGGAAACTGCCTCTGTTCGAAAAATGAGGAAAATGCCTGGTCCTTACCGCTGGATCGCTTTAGCAGCCAGTATTATCCTTTTCCTTGGAATCTATTATGTGATACAAATGCGGCCTCTCAGGAAGGATCATCTGGCTTTAACATCAAAAGAATCCCAAATCATTGCTGATTCTCTGAAACAAACAGCTGAAACCATTGCTACAACAAATCAAACAGCTGTTCAACCCGAAAAGTTACCCCAACTCAACAGGGCTCATTCCAATACAATTTCAACTGAAAATGACGATTCAGAAAGCCTTGTTGTCAGTGAAAATATAGAACTCAATGACTATGACATTGTCACAGAAAACAAACAACCAGATGAAATCAGGACGCCTGTTATAGCCAGGGAAAAAGAAACAACACCTGAACAAGTGAAGGAAGAAATTGCTGCCAATGAATCAATAAGGACTGAAAAAAAAGTGGTGGATTTGAGGGAAATGTCTGCACCATCAGTTTCCAAAACAAAGACGGCTGCAATCAGCCAGGATGAAGAAACTGTTTTAATGGTTGTTGAAGAGATGCCTGAGTTTAAAGGAGGCATTGCCGCAATGCATAAATTCATCCTTGAGACCATTCAGTATCCGGAAAATGCTAAAGAGTCTGGTATTCAAGGAATGGTTTATATTTCTTTTATTGTTGAGACCAATGGTATGATCACTAATTCAAAGGTTCTCAGGGGAATAGGCGGAGGGTGCGATGAAGAAGCACAACGGGTTATTTCCATGATGCCCCCCTGGATACCGGGGAAACAACGGGGTAAACCTGTAAGGGTTCAGTTCAATCTTCCTCTCGAATTTAAGCTAAGTAAGTAA
- the trpB gene encoding tryptophan synthase subunit beta — MYREQSIQTREGYFGQFGGSFIPPVLEAPLARLSEAFYAAVKNPDFMLEFHYYLKHYVGRPSPLYHASRLSEYTGSKIYLKREDLNHTGAHKINNCLGQILLAKHMNAREIIAETGAGQHGVATATAAALFGIPCKIFMGSRDASRQKLNVQRMKLLGAQVITTDLGTASLKDAVDVALGYYIEHPDSFYLLGSAVGPHPYPSMVRHFQSIIGIEARQQILEQENKLPDSIFACVGGGSNAIGLFSGFLEDIAVEIHAAEGGGEGPGSGKTASTLVLGKPMVFQGTYSYCITDEKGEPTTAYSIASGLDYPGVGPEHSHLKETGRVTYHCITDTEAIDAFYLLSKLEGIIPAIESAHAIALAVKHLKGKNQVSVINLSGRGDKDVEREMENE, encoded by the coding sequence ATGTACAGAGAACAATCTATCCAGACAAGAGAAGGCTACTTTGGACAATTTGGCGGCAGTTTTATTCCCCCTGTCCTTGAAGCACCACTCGCACGATTATCAGAAGCCTTTTATGCTGCTGTCAAGAACCCCGATTTTATGCTGGAGTTCCACTATTATCTCAAGCATTATGTAGGTCGACCATCACCACTATATCATGCAAGCCGGTTATCAGAATACACCGGGAGTAAGATATATCTCAAACGGGAAGACCTGAACCATACAGGTGCCCATAAGATCAATAATTGCCTGGGACAAATCCTTTTAGCCAAACATATGAATGCCCGGGAAATTATTGCGGAAACCGGGGCTGGCCAGCACGGAGTGGCCACAGCTACTGCGGCGGCTCTCTTTGGAATACCCTGTAAAATTTTCATGGGATCAAGGGATGCTTCCCGTCAGAAACTCAATGTTCAGCGAATGAAATTATTGGGTGCGCAAGTCATCACTACAGATCTTGGAACGGCCTCATTAAAAGATGCTGTGGATGTTGCCCTTGGTTATTACATCGAACACCCTGATTCATTTTACCTGCTCGGCTCTGCTGTTGGCCCACACCCCTACCCTTCGATGGTCCGGCATTTCCAGAGTATTATTGGAATAGAAGCAAGGCAGCAAATCCTTGAGCAGGAAAACAAGTTGCCGGATTCTATCTTTGCATGCGTGGGTGGCGGCTCCAATGCGATTGGCCTTTTTTCAGGATTCCTGGAAGATATTGCCGTTGAGATACATGCTGCTGAAGGTGGTGGGGAAGGTCCGGGTAGTGGCAAAACGGCCTCCACATTAGTATTGGGGAAACCTATGGTGTTCCAGGGAACCTATTCCTATTGTATCACGGATGAAAAGGGTGAACCTACAACAGCGTATTCAATTGCTTCAGGACTGGACTATCCGGGAGTGGGCCCGGAACATTCACACCTAAAGGAAACAGGTCGTGTTACTTACCACTGCATCACCGACACTGAAGCTATTGATGCATTCTACCTCCTTTCAAAACTCGAGGGAATTATCCCGGCTATTGAATCAGCACATGCCATTGCTTTGGCAGTAAAACACCTGAAAGGCAAAAACCAGGTCTCTGTAATCAATTTGTCGGGTAGGGGAGATAAAGACGTGGAAAGAGAAATGGAAAATGAATGA